A single window of Pectobacterium parmentieri DNA harbors:
- the idi gene encoding isopentenyl-diphosphate Delta-isomerase, translating to MPLTEVVLVDENDKPTGVMEKQEAHVKGALHRAITVYIFNSRQQLLLQQRAEAKYHSGGLWSNTCCSHPAPGEETLQAAHRRLYEEMGLRCALTPMFTLTYRLPLDNGLIEHELGHVYFGVTDDAPQINPDEVSSYEYQSIDAIAGRMMATPEQFTAWFQLTFARIPEYWQAFKSEPSR from the coding sequence ATGCCGTTGACTGAAGTCGTGCTGGTTGATGAAAATGATAAGCCAACGGGCGTCATGGAAAAGCAGGAAGCGCACGTAAAAGGCGCGTTACACCGTGCGATTACTGTCTATATTTTCAACTCTCGTCAGCAGTTGTTATTACAGCAGCGGGCAGAAGCGAAGTATCACAGCGGCGGTTTGTGGAGCAACACCTGTTGCAGTCACCCAGCCCCCGGTGAGGAGACGTTACAGGCGGCACACCGCCGTTTGTATGAGGAAATGGGGTTACGCTGTGCGCTGACGCCGATGTTTACGCTGACCTATCGTCTGCCGCTGGATAACGGGTTGATTGAGCATGAACTGGGGCATGTATATTTTGGCGTGACGGACGACGCTCCGCAGATCAATCCCGATGAAGTGTCGAGCTATGAATACCAGTCGATAGATGCGATCGCAGGGCGGATGATGGCAACACCTGAGCAGTTTACGGCCTGGTTCCAACTGACTTTCGCGCGTATTCCTGAGTACTGGCAGGCGTTCAAATCTGAGCCATCACGGTAG
- a CDS encoding LysE family translocator: MFINPLFSADSLFPAHFPALALAHFVALLSPGPDFFLLTAYAIRYRLRGSAGICLGIALGNGIYILLAAIGWAGIQHSPMLFTAIELAGAAYLIWIGYQLLKSRSIPSFQAETSSNRCPTLRKQIMLGLGSALLNPKNMLFYISLMTSILGQNVTPSQHVVSGSWMFSVVLVWDLLIAALIASPRVQQRLTRWINPIERGAGVILLFFGLLLLFW; this comes from the coding sequence ATGTTTATCAATCCCCTTTTCTCCGCCGACTCCCTCTTTCCCGCTCATTTTCCTGCGCTGGCGCTGGCACATTTTGTGGCGCTACTAAGCCCAGGCCCAGACTTCTTTCTGCTGACGGCCTACGCCATTCGCTACCGATTGCGCGGCAGTGCGGGAATCTGTCTGGGTATCGCGTTAGGCAATGGCATTTATATCCTGCTGGCGGCGATAGGTTGGGCAGGTATTCAGCACTCGCCGATGCTTTTTACCGCTATCGAATTGGCTGGCGCGGCTTACCTGATCTGGATTGGCTACCAGTTACTAAAAAGCCGTTCTATTCCGTCCTTTCAGGCGGAAACCTCGTCAAACCGTTGCCCAACGCTGCGTAAACAAATTATGTTGGGGCTCGGTTCTGCGCTGTTGAATCCCAAGAATATGCTGTTCTACATCAGCCTGATGACCAGCATTCTTGGACAAAATGTGACGCCTTCTCAGCACGTTGTCAGCGGTAGTTGGATGTTTTCTGTGGTTCTGGTGTGGGATCTGCTAATCGCGGCGCTGATCGCAAGTCCGCGAGTTCAGCAGCGTTTAACGCGCTGGATTAATCCGATTGAACGCGGTGCTGGCGTCATTTTACTGTTTTTCGGCCTGCTGCTTTTATTTTGGTAA
- a CDS encoding helix-turn-helix domain-containing protein has translation MSSVHTINQSYWFSPRLPHVESRTTRNSNQAYKTHSHAQFSIGAIEHGETLCHYRNDVHHLQIGDLIFIDPQQPHSCNPLPGKTRSYSMLYLDTEWCLDQIATHCGYQADSLRCNRIVLRDPTLFMRYQHVVTLLYQGEITSADNQLKAMLEPIWRQYCLPEPALPHPAPQATTRHVRERLLNNLQESPSLETLADELNLRRETIVRQFRHDTGITPMAFLNNARIEYAKSLMKQGTPLVDTSYQSGFCDQSHFHKTFVQYTAATPGQYARSIFDNK, from the coding sequence ATGTCTTCGGTCCACACCATTAACCAATCGTACTGGTTTTCACCACGCTTACCGCATGTTGAAAGCCGCACTACGCGCAACAGCAATCAAGCCTATAAAACACACAGCCATGCGCAATTCTCGATTGGGGCGATCGAACACGGCGAGACGCTTTGCCATTATCGCAACGATGTTCATCATTTACAGATTGGCGATCTGATCTTTATCGATCCCCAGCAACCGCACAGTTGTAACCCGCTTCCAGGGAAAACGCGCAGCTACAGCATGCTTTATCTGGATACTGAGTGGTGCCTCGACCAGATCGCAACACATTGTGGTTATCAGGCAGACAGCTTACGTTGCAACCGTATCGTTCTACGCGATCCGACGCTGTTTATGCGCTATCAGCACGTAGTCACCCTGCTGTATCAGGGTGAAATCACATCAGCAGACAACCAACTCAAAGCGATGCTTGAGCCTATTTGGCGGCAATATTGTCTACCGGAACCTGCATTACCCCATCCGGCACCGCAAGCCACAACACGACACGTCCGCGAGCGTCTGCTGAATAATCTGCAAGAGTCCCCCTCGCTGGAAACGCTGGCAGATGAGCTAAATCTACGACGCGAAACCATCGTGCGACAGTTTCGTCACGATACCGGCATTACACCGATGGCATTCCTTAATAATGCCCGCATTGAGTATGCCAAATCGCTGATGAAACAAGGTACACCGCTGGTGGATACCAGCTATCAAAGCGGCTTCTGCGATCAAAGCCATTTCCACAAAACGTTTGTGCAATACACCGCTGCGACACCGGGTCAGTACGCGCGATCAATATTTGACAATAAATAG
- the dinG gene encoding ATP-dependent DNA helicase DinG produces the protein MTLSPAIKLQIGQWYKALQEQIPDFISRVPQRQMIAEVAKTLAGDYPRHLAIEAPTGVGKTLSYLIPGIAVGRAEDKTLVVSTANVALQDQIYSKDLPLLQKFIPELTFTAAFGRRRYICPRNLAMLATDPDAQGDLPLFLDDERVSASKEEERICVKLEKALQGHAWDGLRDHYQDSIDDSLWQKLCTDKANCLAHNCHYYRECPFFIARREIEQADVVVTNHALVMAAMESESVLPPPKNLLLVLDEGHHIPDVARDTLEMSGDIHPAYMMAQLEQLVQLIGQCMAQFAPKSPPRLANSERLTSHCEEIRECVLSFSQMCALFLPHDGQETEYRFAMGKMPDEMRELCVRLFKLTDTLRALVEYMLNDLSEKTGKHDVVRVYHALLKMSRQQGYLESLGKLWRLAAMEKSSNAPVSKWITREMRDNQAHLHLHCAGIRVCDQLERLLWDKVSHVVVTSATLRSLNSFARIQELSGLSEQEGDTFIALDSPFNHREQGRLVIPKMRHEPLMESEAQHIAEMAQFFRAELQQDKHKGMLMLFASQRAMQLFLTQVTDLRLMLLVQGDKPRYRLVELHRQRVQEGQTSVLIGLQSFAEGLDLKGELLSQVHIHKIAFPPIDSPVILTEGEWLKSLKRHPFIVQSLPSASFNLIQQVGRLIRSHDCFGEIVIYDRRLLTKGYGAQLLAALPVFPIEQRDMP, from the coding sequence ATGACGCTGTCCCCCGCAATAAAATTGCAGATTGGTCAATGGTATAAGGCCCTGCAAGAGCAAATTCCGGATTTTATTTCCCGCGTTCCCCAGCGACAGATGATTGCCGAAGTGGCGAAAACGCTGGCGGGTGATTACCCGCGCCATCTGGCTATTGAAGCACCAACCGGCGTCGGGAAAACGCTTTCTTATCTTATTCCGGGGATTGCGGTAGGGCGTGCGGAGGACAAAACGCTGGTGGTCAGTACCGCGAATGTGGCGTTGCAGGATCAGATTTACAGCAAAGATTTGCCGTTGTTGCAGAAATTTATTCCCGAACTGACATTTACCGCCGCATTTGGCCGTCGTCGTTATATTTGCCCGCGCAATCTGGCGATGCTGGCAACCGATCCCGATGCGCAGGGGGATTTACCGCTCTTTCTGGATGACGAGCGGGTGTCTGCCAGTAAGGAAGAAGAACGCATCTGTGTAAAGCTTGAAAAAGCGCTGCAAGGCCACGCCTGGGACGGGTTGCGTGACCATTATCAGGATTCGATTGACGATAGCCTGTGGCAGAAATTGTGTACGGATAAAGCAAACTGTCTTGCGCACAACTGTCATTACTACCGCGAGTGCCCCTTCTTTATCGCGCGGCGTGAGATCGAGCAGGCCGATGTGGTCGTCACTAACCATGCGTTGGTGATGGCGGCGATGGAAAGCGAGTCGGTACTTCCTCCCCCGAAAAATTTACTGCTGGTGCTCGATGAAGGGCACCACATTCCCGACGTTGCCCGCGATACGCTGGAGATGTCCGGCGATATTCATCCCGCCTATATGATGGCGCAACTGGAACAGTTGGTGCAGCTCATCGGGCAGTGTATGGCGCAATTCGCGCCTAAATCTCCACCGCGGCTCGCTAACAGTGAACGGTTAACCAGCCATTGTGAGGAAATCCGCGAGTGTGTGCTGTCTTTCTCACAAATGTGCGCGCTGTTTTTGCCACATGACGGGCAGGAAACCGAATACCGTTTTGCGATGGGAAAAATGCCCGATGAAATGCGTGAACTCTGTGTGCGATTGTTTAAGCTGACCGACACGCTGCGGGCGTTGGTGGAGTACATGCTTAACGATCTCAGTGAGAAAACCGGCAAGCATGATGTGGTGCGGGTCTATCACGCGTTGCTGAAAATGAGCCGCCAGCAGGGGTATCTAGAATCTCTAGGGAAACTGTGGCGGCTGGCGGCGATGGAGAAATCCTCTAATGCGCCAGTTTCCAAATGGATAACGCGTGAAATGCGTGATAACCAGGCGCATCTTCACCTGCACTGCGCGGGGATCCGCGTCTGCGATCAGCTTGAAAGGCTGTTGTGGGATAAGGTGTCACACGTTGTGGTGACCTCAGCAACGCTGCGATCCCTAAACAGTTTTGCGCGAATACAGGAGCTTTCCGGTCTGAGCGAGCAGGAAGGCGATACGTTTATTGCGTTAGATTCACCGTTCAACCACCGTGAACAGGGGCGTCTGGTGATCCCTAAAATGCGTCATGAACCTCTGATGGAGTCTGAAGCGCAACATATTGCTGAAATGGCGCAATTTTTCCGGGCAGAATTACAGCAGGATAAACATAAAGGTATGCTGATGCTGTTTGCCAGCCAGCGTGCCATGCAACTCTTTCTGACGCAGGTTACCGATTTACGCCTGATGCTACTGGTGCAGGGAGATAAGCCGCGCTACAGGCTGGTCGAGCTACATCGCCAGCGGGTACAAGAAGGGCAGACCAGCGTGCTGATTGGCTTACAGTCGTTTGCGGAAGGGTTGGATCTGAAAGGCGAACTGCTTTCTCAAGTACATATCCACAAAATCGCGTTTCCACCGATCGACAGCCCGGTGATTTTGACGGAAGGCGAATGGCTAAAAAGCCTCAAACGACACCCGTTCATCGTACAAAGCTTACCCAGTGCGTCGTTTAACCTTATCCAACAAGTTGGGCGCCTTATCCGCAGCCATGACTGTTTTGGTGAAATCGTCATTTACGACAGGCGACTGCTGACAAAAGGCTATGGCGCACAATTGCTGGCGGCACTGCCCGTTTTTCCGATTGAACAGCGGGATATGCCATAA
- a CDS encoding serralysin family metalloprotease: MALRDDDTSVSALHAAGTGYSDVYDLYNYHSRGEGQLNGKPSFTSDLAAKEIVRDGLTWNGTNVFGKSANLTYSFLQNVKSIPSGDQGFVKFSAAQEHQAKLSLQSWSDVANLTFTEVSPTQKATITFGNYTRDSSGKMDYDTQAYAYMPGNHSAAGSAWFNYNAETVRDPTTEYGKQTLTHEIGHALGLNHPGSYNAGEGDPTYRDVTYAEDTRQFSLMSYWSEQNTGGDFQWHYAAGPLIDDITAIQYLYGANMNTRTGDTVYGFNSNADRDFYSAHSNSDKLIFSVWDAGGNDTFDFSGYRDDQRINLTEGGFSDVGGLKGNVSIAHGVTIENAIGGSGNDIIIGNDANNILQGGAGNDVIYGGGGADILTGGAGKDIFVYASASDSSYKSGYDIITDFQRGIDKIDLSALNPNKDLHFVDALTGLGNEVLLDWDAGSNTTNLWLNFAGQTTPDFVVHIVGQPSAATDFIV, encoded by the coding sequence ATGGCTTTACGAGATGACGATACCTCAGTATCTGCATTGCATGCCGCGGGTACAGGGTATAGCGATGTGTACGATCTGTATAATTACCACTCCCGTGGTGAAGGACAGCTTAATGGCAAACCCTCGTTCACCAGCGATCTGGCAGCGAAGGAAATTGTCCGTGACGGTCTGACCTGGAATGGAACGAACGTATTTGGTAAATCCGCTAATTTGACCTATTCGTTCTTACAGAACGTGAAGTCTATCCCTTCTGGCGATCAGGGTTTTGTGAAATTCAGCGCGGCTCAGGAACATCAAGCCAAACTGTCTCTGCAATCATGGTCAGATGTCGCTAACCTCACGTTCACCGAGGTGAGTCCCACCCAAAAAGCCACCATCACGTTTGGTAACTACACCCGTGATTCAAGCGGTAAGATGGACTACGATACGCAGGCTTACGCTTATATGCCGGGTAACCACTCTGCTGCAGGCAGCGCCTGGTTTAACTACAACGCCGAGACGGTGCGTGACCCGACGACGGAATACGGTAAGCAGACGCTGACACATGAAATCGGTCATGCGCTAGGCCTGAATCACCCTGGTTCTTACAATGCGGGTGAAGGTGATCCAACCTACCGTGATGTGACTTATGCAGAAGATACACGCCAGTTCAGCCTGATGAGCTACTGGAGTGAGCAGAACACCGGGGGGGATTTCCAATGGCACTATGCCGCAGGCCCGCTGATTGATGACATCACTGCGATCCAATATCTTTACGGCGCAAATATGAACACGCGTACCGGTGACACGGTATACGGTTTCAACTCCAACGCCGATCGTGATTTCTACTCAGCGCATAGCAACAGCGATAAGCTGATCTTCTCCGTTTGGGATGCGGGTGGTAATGATACGTTTGATTTCTCTGGTTACCGAGACGATCAGCGTATCAACCTTACTGAAGGAGGGTTCTCTGATGTTGGCGGCCTGAAAGGTAATGTTTCCATTGCCCACGGTGTTACCATCGAAAACGCCATTGGCGGTTCCGGCAACGATATTATCATCGGTAACGATGCGAATAATATTTTGCAGGGTGGCGCGGGCAATGACGTCATTTACGGCGGCGGCGGTGCCGATATACTGACCGGCGGTGCGGGCAAAGATATTTTTGTCTATGCCAGCGCGAGCGATTCTTCCTATAAATCAGGTTATGACATCATCACGGATTTCCAACGCGGTATCGACAAGATCGACCTGTCTGCGTTGAATCCAAATAAAGATTTGCATTTTGTCGACGCTCTTACCGGGCTTGGCAATGAAGTGCTGCTTGACTGGGATGCGGGTAGCAACACGACCAATCTGTGGTTGAATTTTGCAGGCCAGACCACACCAGATTTTGTTGTACATATTGTTGGTCAGCCATCTGCGGCAACCGATTTTATCGTGTGA
- a CDS encoding protease inhibitor Inh/omp19 family protein, whose protein sequence is MASSLKLPSASELSGVWQLRGGEQQCEVVLHNTPLVDSTWRLDGDAQCLKVLLSEVPAGWRPTPDGITLTKAQGQTVAFFSKEKEGYTLILPDGGTRTMHKQP, encoded by the coding sequence ATGGCAAGTAGTCTGAAATTGCCTTCAGCAAGTGAGCTAAGCGGCGTATGGCAATTGCGTGGCGGGGAGCAGCAGTGTGAGGTTGTGCTGCACAATACGCCGTTAGTGGACAGCACCTGGCGTCTTGACGGTGATGCCCAATGTTTAAAAGTGCTGTTATCCGAGGTGCCAGCAGGGTGGCGGCCGACGCCGGACGGTATCACGCTGACGAAAGCGCAAGGTCAGACAGTGGCGTTCTTTAGCAAGGAAAAAGAGGGCTATACGCTAATATTGCCTGATGGCGGTACACGCACAATGCACAAACAGCCCTGA